From one Lycorma delicatula isolate Av1 chromosome 2, ASM4794821v1, whole genome shotgun sequence genomic stretch:
- the LOC142320441 gene encoding protein unzipped-like — MMKLLQVAFITTVCCYWSVQVHGLSDSSVHILSSYGQLVTSTTLRWVSETNGQRPESPVIATEEILPGDNEGEEKNTAADDIDEEKLDSVIKHPVYVCRALHNGVWVPGQLVYKQNGCLISLFGKVSSHTKYEVLENIAANGARLNWVKFTKYDQVPDGAVCGGEKAFTARHKIDPKDGKESILGRKHLVGKITEQGFIHVLTVITEDGKEEEFNEGEVLIEIEPIRYELAIQSFNNIRRKLSRTKQELGSTILKNSDTSPMRVDAVIAYEEQYSKYWGQGKAILKGLPTNIRLPNRTLLEEITWGIPDNEKRKNVFKVEAFLEPGTAVNVTLTGNQTVNEVPYNGSLVAIYKDDATGARMITGLRREESMQDLKATYSPAYFLSNFSLVPTTTTTTTTTTTTTTTTTTTTTTEPPPTIITSSTELPSTKKIDKTDRKDENMINDQAARNHAVKEGMTSENNSVPDLSKPVPIIIITAILTTFVCRIT; from the exons ATGAAGTTATTACAAGTTGCATTTATAACGACCGTTTGCTGTTATTGGTCGGTACAAGTTCACGGCTTAAGCGATAGTAGTGTACATATATTGTCATCTTACGGCCAATTAGTTACATCAACAACATTACGATGGGTCAGTGAAACGAATGGACAAAGACCAGAATCACCAGTCATAGCTACTGAAGAAATATTACCAG gtgATAATGAAGGCGAAGAAAAAAATACAGCGGCTGATGATATCGATGAAGAAAAGTTAGATTCGGTGATAAAGCATCCGGTTTACGTATGCAGAGCATTACATAACGGTGTATGGGTACCGGGACAACTGGTATACAAACAAAACGGATGTTTAATTTCGTTATTCGGTAAAGTTTCTAGTCACACAAAATACGAAGTATTAGAAAACATAGCCGCTAATGGGGCCCGATTAAATTgggttaaatttactaaatacgaccAAGTACCGGACGGAGCGGTATGCGGTGGAGAAAAGGCATTTACAGCTCGTCATAAAATCGATCCAAAAGACGGTAAAGAATCGATATTAGGTCGTAAACATCTTGTTGGAAAAATTACTGAACAAGGATTCATTCATGTATTGACCGTTATTACTGAG gacggaaaagaagaagaatttaacGAGGGAGAAGTATTAATTGAAATAGAACCGATAAGATACGAACTGGCTAtacaaagttttaataatattcgtAGAAAATTATCAAGAACAAAACAAGAACTCGGTtcgacaatattaaaaaattcagatacaTCACCGATGCGTGTGGACGCTGTTATCGCATACGAAgaacaatattcaaaatattggGGACAAGGTAAAGCGATATTAAAAGGATTGCCCACTAACATTCGACTACCAAACAGAACATTATTGGAAGAAATTACATGGGGAATTCCTGATAACGAGAAacgtaaaaatgttttcaa gGTAGAAGCGTTTTTAGAACCAGGAACAGCTGTTAATGTAACATTAACAGGTAATCAAACTGTAAATGAAGTACCTTATAATGGCAGTTTAGTTGCTATATACAAAGATGATGCGACAGGTGCACGTATGATAACTGGATTAAGACGTGAAGAGTCTATGCAAGATTTAAAAGCTACATACAGTCCGGCATATTTCTTAAGTAATTTCAGTCTTGTACCGACCACAACTACTACCACTACAACAACAACCACTACGACCACAACAACAACGACCACAACTACAACTGAACCGCCGCCGACAATTATAACATCTTCAACGGAATTaccatctacaaaaaaaattgataaaaccgATAGGAAAGATGAAAACATGATAAATGATCAAGCCGCTAGAAATCATGCGGTAAAAGAAGGTATGACAAGTGAAAATAATTCAGTGCCAGATTTATCAAAGCCGGTacctataattataataacagcgATTTTGACAACATTTGTCTGTAGAATAacatag